Within the Vanacampus margaritifer isolate UIUO_Vmar chromosome 8, RoL_Vmar_1.0, whole genome shotgun sequence genome, the region GCTTTATTGGTCCTATATTTTATGGATTTACTATTTCTTTTAGCAGTTCTAGAACAAGCTGTAAATATTTTAGAGTTGTTGCATATGTTTTGTAAGCTCGCACTTAATACAATgatttttgccccccccccccccccccacgtagTCATCTGAGACTTTTCAAGGGTTTGCTGTTCCAACGCCGAGAGTCCCAGTCCTCCCCACTAGTATCAGTGGTCCAAAGATCAATGGCGCAGGTGAGTGTCTTTTACTTTCGAACCCAACACGCGTGCTCTATATTTCATATTGTACCCTTAAGTTTTTACTGTGAATGTTTGAGATCACTTTGCTTTGCTTCGCTGCAGCTGCAGCGTAAGTCTGCGTTTGCTTAGTCTGTTGATCAGTAGCTTCTCTGAATACGCCGTCAACTCGATGGCAAGTTTCAGTTTGTTGACAGAGTGGGAGTGTTCTTGGGGAAACAAGTGCATTTCTTTCCATTTATTCGTCCTTCTCAAATCTCGTCTGTAATCATTTACAATATATGAGAGTATGTCTTAAAAGGCATAGCATAGAGCGGTTTTCTAATCAACTAAGCGGGAACGCACTTTTATTAGCTTTCACGCTCAGTCTTGTTGCTTCTGATGCTGCGTCGTGATTCAGTAAAAAGGAGGAGACCGTGCTCCTTTAAGTAACTaggtagaaaagcgctatacaagtGAAAGCCTTCAAGTAAATGCTCATTAGTGCTTAAAAGAAAAGACATGAAATGGGCTGATCATTCTTACTCATTCATTCTGTCTTTCCTATCATAGTCAACGGAGATCAGTTTTCCTACGGCTTAGCGGAAGAAGACATATTagtccctcctcctccctccatgGCTCCTCCCCCGCCTCCAGAGACATTTATCCTCCCTCCACCAGACTTCATGGGCTACCTCAGCAGTTCAGAGATGGCCGCCCTTCAGCCTCCCCCTACACGCGCTCCGAAGCCACCCGAGACAAATCGCCGCGTCATAAAACCCCCACCGATGGCCCCACCCAAGCCGCCGTCGACGGGTTCCAGTAGCTCCGCCTCTTCCACTCCCATTTCAAAACCGTCCCCGGCTAAACTCCCCAAACATCCCAATTACGCCCCGCCGCCTCCCCCCGTGAAAGGGCAGCAGAAGCCCACAAAGACTCCTCCTCCGAAACCGATTCGACTCTCATCTATGAACAACCTGGACTCTCCGCCGCAGTTTCCTGCTCCGTCTCCGCCTGCGCAGACTCCCACGCAGTCAACCTTCAATCCTCAAAACGCAGCAAAGCTCAACCAGGTTTCCAACACCTCCATCCTCAGGAGCTATGAGGAACAAGACCCAAGACCCAAGCAGATGTTACGCCTGGAAGATACAGCGTCTGCTAAACCAGTCCCGGTGAACGGGAACGTCCCCAGAGAGACACCGAGCAAGCCATTTCGCAAAGACAATTTCCAAACCACACATCTAACTCAGACACCCAAATCAATCCCCAATGATGTTCTGTATCACAAAGAGAATATAGAAAGTATTCCACCTACACGTGAGGTGACCCCAAAGGTCAACACGATACCAGCGTCAGCACCGAACGAAGCCGTCAAACCACACAGGGTGTCGTACCAAATACCAAGAAAGCTTCAGACGGGGAACAAAACCCGATTGACTTCTGAGGATATCCAAGGCAAACTTAGTCCAAAACCAGCTGGTAAATTCAGTCCCATTTTGGATGAGGCTCCTGCAGCGTCCCCGCTTTCTCTTCTAATGGCGGCTAAGGAACGGGATCGGCATAAGGGTTTTCAGTCTCAAGAAATCGGGACCATAAAAAGTACTCAACGCAGAGGAAGCTTCCAGAATAATTCACTTCCCAAAAACGTCCCTACGATGCCACGCGCCGTATCTAGCTTGTCTCTTTTACAGGACAAAGAACAAGTAAGTCCAACTTCCGATAGTCCCGCGCAGTATTGGGAAACAAAATCAGCCACTATTGCACGAATGAGTAATGAACCAATATACACGAATTGGACACAAGCAACTTCATCTACAAATCTGAGTAACCGACTTGTGGAGAGGAAAGATTCCTACGCTAAATCTGGATGGGGAAAGGAACGCGTAGTTACGCCTTTACTCCCTCCGCCTCCAGAATTTGAGGATTTTGATGGCATTATGGAGTCCCCTCCCTCCATGCCTCCTCCTGACCCCCCGTCGAAAATGGCACCGCGACCAAATATAACCCCTCTTCCACCCACACCCTCAAAACACCCATCTCATAATATCGGCGTCCAACCAAAGTCGCAGTTCCAGACCAATTCAAAGGTAAAACCCGCACAACAGCAGCAGCCGACAACTCTATCGTCAAGTCAAACCACGCTTGTGAGCATCTTGCAAAAAAAGATGCTGGAGATGGACCATAAAATTACCGCCACGAATGAGGCGGACTACGACGCTGAAGACTGGGCCGTCCCGCTCTCCGAGGACGTCAAAGTTCCCGTCATCCCTAAGAGCAGGCCGCAAGACAAGAATGTTTCTACTGGGACCAAGCAAACGGAAACGCACCACAAGCAGGAGTCCAATGGCAAAGTGGTGAGAAAATTCCCAGAGATTAACAGGTAAGACTTTTTCACTTGATCACGTTTGGATCGATATCCCAGTCTAATGATCGTTTATGTTCTCCTTTCCAGCAATGAAATCCAGTCAAGCTATCAGTACGGTATGACGTATCGAATCCGGCCTGGAACCAAACAACCCATTACTCTCATTAAGAAGTGACCGTCATGAGTAAACAGGATTGTTTTTCCTCCATTGTATTGATATCAATTTTACATCATACTTAGGCAGTAAATTCTgtggagtaaattttactctaaacagagtctatttgggtccaaaatttacatttggaagagagaaaaaaaaaaaaaaaaactccttttggagataagcaaacaacCCTTGTGTagcgttttgtttgtttttaattagtaAAATTTAGTCCAAATCTCACCATGAaaaatttctgagtgaaaaaaaaaaaatctttaatagtttttttcaagGGATAGGACAATTCTCTCGTACACagtaaaatactttgagtaaaatttactctgaacaTTTTACACTCTTCAaagtgtacattttactctgtttaggctcggaccaaatagactgttatttaaaatgtacttaaaagaGTAAATGAGAGACTTGTGTGAATGGTTTACCCTCTAACTGGAAGATTAATTCCGTTTTAAATCTGCTGTAGTGAATGGACATTTGTTATCAGGTGTAGTGAGAAGCAGAACAAACACAGCCTAGCACTGACCACGTTGATAAATTAACGTTAGCACAGATGCTAGTGCTAACATGCAGCCTAGTATAGTTAGCTCAGTCCTGCCAACTCCCCAGTAAGTAAAGTAGCTAATGGTTTTGTTAAAAGACGCTAAGTGACGTCAttgcctaatttgcataattgatCATTTGCATGTAATTGTAATGGAAGCTGTAGGAGAGCGGAATTATGTCatgggagagaaaaaagtgAGTTGAAAAAAACACTCTAAATATGTTTAGAActacaaatgaactttttattttaacgtTGCCTTTGAAATAGGCCATTACTtcttaaaataactcaaatgttttgtctACCAGAAAAAGTCACTAGATTTGTCGCTAGTCGCTTCTGACAACAAAAACAGTCGCCAAGAGACTTTGGAAAGTCGtcaagttggcaacactgataTACACGAGTGTCGCCATGACAATAATGACACACTtcccatttttacattttaccgtAAGTTTATCTGGAAGAAGGTAGACTAAAAGTTTCCTTTATCTAAAACTGCACTGCCTTTGCCACAAGGCTTGATAGTATGTTGGGAGTGAGTAAATTCCATATGTGTCATAtctatatttaatataataataccaCAGCGACAATTgaccaaaataaaatcttacATTTTAGAAATCTGTATTACTTAAGAGTACAGTACTGATAAAAATTAAGCATTGAAGTTATGTGCTGTAAACATTACGCCAATCGTTACCCCTCCAACAAAGTGTCCAGAACAAACACCGGTCAGTATCTGTCAAGAGTGACATCCGCTCCATCTTAACCTTGAAAAATGTTCAGACTTCTCAACCTGATTCAGATTTGGTAAATAGTGAAATGTGGCTTCATCCCTCCCACATGTATTTGCATGTTGCAGCCAAACACCGCACAGTAATTCACCATTTTTTGACATTGGCTATCAGATGtagctattaaaaaataaaaataaatgttcatgtGACATTTTATCTGAAATGTTGAATGTAAATTTGAAAAGTGTAAAGTGAAATCAAGCACTTGCCATACAGTATACTGTTGTAATCTTTAGTGTCAAACTTTGTTATGTAGGGTCTTTGCAATCAGATTGCAATGTGCAACTTCTTTGGATTATTATAATCAATGaaggatattttattttttatattgttatgCAGTAAAAACTGAACATGTGATAATGTTGACAGTTTGCAGCAACATTACATttgtacatatatttatatgttaGGGTCTATGATTGAAATATTCATCACCTGAGCAAATTTGATTGTCATATCTCAACAATCTCAATCTGGTTAATAAATTCAAGTTGATCAGAAATCTTCAGTCTTGAGTTTTCTGTTCTCGCCAAATGGTTCGGTTTCTCCATACATTGGTTCGTATTCATAATGGAAGAACTATGAAGTGACTCTGAAATGCTTTTATTCGATATCATTTGCTTTACAAACCATAACAGACGACTTGCAAAGACTACGGAATTGAAAGTTAACTAAAGTTCTACGCATAAAGCTGCCGCAGTGTAAATGAGTCTAAGACGAGTTGTGGGCGCCCCCTGTTGGCTCCACTGTGTGGTGAAGTACAAGATGATCCCAACCCACTGTGGTGAGGTCATTTGAGCCTCCGTGAAGCCAGCACACGCTCTTGACAAAGTCTCGGTGGCGTCGATCTCTAACTCTACACAAGGAAAcaagaacattaaaaaatttaGTACTGTATATGCTATAATCTCAGAAAAGTTGATCTGTGTCAACACTGACATTTCCTGTAGTTCCGAGTTTAAAACGGCAAGGGAGCAATCGTCGCTAATGGAGGCCAGCAAAGACGCGctgcaatgaaaacaaaataagtcatGAATAATAATTGAGAAAATCAAAAGTTTAGAGGTTATGCCAGGCATTCACGTGTACCTGTGTGTCGAAAAGGCTAGCCCGTTAACCCTGCGGCTGTGGACGTTGGCCACGCGGGCCGGCTCTGTCGCTAGGAAATCCTTGACGGTCACTCTGCCGAGCTCGTCACCTGAGGCACAAGGAATGTGATTTCAGGTGGAAAAATAGAGAGCAAAATGCAgtctttttaaaatatgataGGATTTATACCAAAGGCAATGGTGCTTTTGTGCTCGGGGTGCCAGGAGACAGTGGTGGGCAAGCAGTGGGAGGCCTCCAAATCTAATGGgcggaaaaacaaaaactaatttaagAACATTGTCACCTggaaataagcaaaaaaaaaaaagatttgtaatTTGCTCATATATAAAGCTGTGTGTTGCTCACCGATCCTTGTGGCTGGTTTATCTGGTTTCCGTGTGTCCCACATAAGCACACGGCCATCCTGAGAGGAGAAATAAGACACACCTTAAGAGCTCTATGTTCCTCTTTTATGCGTCAGCgggacatttttaaacactttggATTATTGGTTCGGCAGATATGAGAAGAAAATGAGGACTCGTTACCTTACCTGACCACAGGAGATGAAAAGAGAATTGTCAGTAGGACTGCAGGCAACGCAAGTGACCGGTTGTGTGTGCGCTGGAGGATGGAAATGGGGaacaagattttttattttttttttaaagccagatTTAAACCTCGCTATACAATGAATGCAACGTTGTTCTTACCGCTGTATGAAGTGACAACTGTCTCCTGACTCAGGTCCCACACTTTAATTCTGTAGGCAAATGACAACAAAcattcttgttaaaaaaataaaaataagataaaaaaagcTGGTGTCCTGCAGTTTGAATAGGTGTGACAACGTCTTACCTGCAGTCCATGCTCCCAGTGATGGCACTGTTTGCTGCAGCTCCGGGACTTACGGTAGtgacaatattatcatgctCGTGCTTGGTGAAGCGGTTGACCAGGAGCCGCTCGTCCTCAGCCAGCTCCCATAGCTCCAAGGCACCTGTCGTGGTCCAACAAGGTTagctcattttaaaaaaaaagaagaaaaaaaaaaggtgtcctGTTCTGAAGATCTGCTCTTACCCGAATCCGATGCCACAACAACACCCTTTTCCGAAACCCACTTGACGTCCGTTATGCCGGTCTCGGTTTGCACGCCAGCTTTGCAGAATTCCTCATCGGGGGCCTTCTCGGGGTTGCTGTAGATCCACACGGAGCCCTGCCAACTCCTGCCAGCGAGGCTGGAAGAACCCAGCAGCAAGGTGCCATCTGGGAGGGAAGACGGTGGAAGGGAAATGAACATGTTAATGATGACATCTAAcctttgtagtaaataaatcatttccagaccaattaagtgaaattgactAATATCTCCCCTGATGATCTCATGACAAACTAATGTGACAGCACAGTAATGAGGCAATTCAGTCTGCAGTCAACCTAACGTGTGCTTTTAGAATGTGAGGGTTAGAATCTGGGTCCCGTGTTTAGGTAAAATGTACgcaacagggaaaaaaagtgaatgctGTATTGCCTCAGGTTTTGTTTAAATCAGTGGTTCTCGAGTACCCCAATCCAGCCTGGTTTTCATGTCTCCATCggccaacacagctgagaatCTTTTATCAGGCTTAATGCAGAACTtgttgattagctgatcgtttgagacacctgtgttggctgagagtgacatggaaaacaggctggataggggtactcgaggaccgcggttgagaaccactggtttaaaTATGAATAGAATAGAATGCTACATTTTTAATGCCAAAAGGCATTGGAGCAATTAGAGTGGTGACagcctcaaaacatttttttctgcggTGTGAGATGTTTCAGGTCAGAGACATTTAAGTTATATTACTATTCATACACATGGTGAGcacttttaaaaaacacacacacatttgcgtGGGCTCGTTCGAGCACCTTGACTTCCTTACCTGCTCTGTACTGCGCCGCACACAGATGCTTCTCCATGCATGCTGGGGCATTAGGAGGTATATTCCAAGCGTTCTCCTTTGTCATCGTAGTTTCCAGTCCTGCACCTTTCATCCAAATAATCACAGGTGAAGTTTGCACCGGGATGAGATTATCCTCAACAACCAATATGACTGTGCAATGAATGCGAACAATCAAtcgctaaaaaataaataacttaatcGGAAgtattagttgttgtttttttttagccagaACATGCAGTGAACAGCATACTAATATTAAGTTTGTTTATCCATGAATAACGAGGAAAAAAACAGTGGCTGTCCTTTCTAAAAATGAGTGAAAGAACCAACACGCGGCAGCTTGTTCTTCTTCGGTGGTTTTACTTCCTCTTTCCCATTTGTGGAAGCTGTTGCAATACCGCCTTCTGCAGGACAAATATTGTATGTCAGTCAGCTAATAGACGTCACCGACGTTAACCATCCCAAAAAGCTCCCTGCTGTTTTGGATACATGTTTATTTCTCTGCGAATGTGTCAGTCAACATAATATTCCTGCTTGCTATACGGCTTTATTTGTTGTATGCAAAACGAGTGACAGGCGAATTTCACCAGCTAGAAAACCTGTACACGATGGGTTTCCTGTAAAGTTCACTTTATTTAACAGGAAATGAGTGGCCTGGTAGATGTCTTGCTATAGGagatgtgtcagaaaagttccaggattgGTGTTACAaagatatattttaaaatcctaCAACCGACCTACtagatatatattttcaaacaaacaaaaccctcCAAGTTATCGCCTTCAATGTGAGCCAGAGGATCAACAAGAAAATCTACAACGATATGGCATATCGATCAGTGCACGAGAAGAGGCGAGAATCTGGATGTCACAAGAATCCTTCTAGGAGTGCATGAAGTCATGGCAGACAACCGTGGTTACACTTCGAGGGGATTATTTTGAAGGGAAAACGTTTTAATTTGGATATTAAGTATTTTCTGTGTCACCAGTGCTGAAGCTTTTCTGGCACATCTCGTATGTGCTACTCCATAGGAATGCTATATTGTGCTATATTAGCCTCAACCTTggcaaatgacatcacatgaaAACGATAGATGTagatattgattgattgattggagaTTTATGGGTGGGACGGCAGCTAATTGGCGGACCATGAAACGGAGCACTTAAAACGGTGACGCAATAGATTATGTGAAGCAAGGTATTCCTCATGCATGTCCctatttaagaatttttttgtaatgttgtcGGCTACAAGAATAATTTGTGGCGTATGTGTTGTCTTGTgccagcataaaaaaacacaattttctggcattcaaaaattcatcGTCTAATCTGAAAAACATAAAGCGAAGGTGTATTTGGTAAGGTTAGGTTGTTATCATTACCTaatttttatcttttaatttcTATCTTGCaggttttttccccattttttactTCTACTTGATGAAAGGAATTAAATCGGTAATGcttttcacattattattaatgttcTTATTATGACTTTACACACGCACCTACGCTAAGTACATACAGTGAGTACTACCACCTCTGAATTAAAAAGAGAAGAAACAGTACTCTTGAAAGGTGCAGTTCCTgacaaagcttttattttgaaggcgaAAGGTGGCGGAAGTAGCGTTATCGTTAACGCTAACCTCACACTCCTGTCTGCGAATCTAAAATCGATGAGTGATTGGCTGTCTTCTCGGTCAAGATTCTGTGGGTTTATTAACGCGAAAGGTAAACGCCAACCATGTCAAGTGGTCGAAGTCAAATGATGTTCTAATGACAAAAAGAGCAGTCCTCGGTGTAGTTCACGGTAGCTATGTGACGTTGCCTGTCAGTGGGCGCCTTTGTCTCCATGTCTCGGCTTTGgcgtttttatattttttggaaGGCTAACCGTTAAGCGTTTTGCTAACGTTAGCGGTCCTGCGCGCGCCTAGAGGGGCATCGCAGCTCAGGTGTGCGGACAGACGCCATACGGGCAGGCGTGCCGGGGCCTGGAGGGGGAGAAAAACTCCATCCGCGCAGGGGGATGAACGTCAAGTAATTCTTCAGTGATATTACTTACGTTGATAATAACACACCTGACAACTGCCACAAACAATCGCTGAGTTAATACTGAACATATTGCATCTATACGctgcaatatttatttgtaaaatataaGTCATAATTTTGCACTTTCAAAGCTGATGTGTAGGcctgtataaaaatataaatgttgctAAACCTCGACTTGACCTTACAACAGGTGTCAGATTCATGAATCGAACAATGCATTTACAAGGATGTCCACTGTGCCTTTcagtgactcttccagtctctcttTTAACCTGCTGATGACACTCTATATCCTGATGGAAGCCTTGCAGTGGCGTGGTTGATAAATTGTTAGGTGTTGTTTTCATTCTGTCAAGAATGTGAACAGTAAGATGAAGAGGACGGTTTAAATACcaattttatttgaacaagGAAGTGTTTTGATCCATTCGTGGCTTGAACATTGAACACGTGTTGTGAATTTTGTAGTTCAGCAAGCAAAAAGCTACTGGAACAAGCAACAGTTGGACATatgcattcaaaagtttagaggtcacattaagttcacctaaaggttatagtgcattttTGGTTCATCCAGAAACATCCCCCGAAAGACCTATTTTACACTGGAAAAACTAAGCGACACACCACTAgataattacccccccccccaaaaaaaaaaaagcgataaTGATGTCTTTGAATTTACTTTGTGTGAACTCTTCTGTTGTATAAATAGCAAAAGGTGGGAACATGTTGGAACAACTAACCTGATGATCTCTTGTGGTTGGGAATTAAATCACTAGACATTTTTGAATGCTGCATCACTGCATCCCATATTCAccccaaatttatttttactccgaTGTGCCGATCACTCTAAAAGAGTGTAAATCTGGACATTTTCTCTATTGTTTCAGTGTGATATTTAATAGATGTCAAACTTCTAATGTTTTAAAGTGAGAGCTTATCACGGGTCAATAAGTCAATTTCCAAACGGCACAACTTGAAACAATGTGAAATCTTGTCCATGAGGTCAAACTCGTGACTTTACCTGCCCTCTTCAGGGGTTCGTCATGGCCTTGAAAAGGAGAAGGGCGACGTCCCCTTCGAGTAGTGTGAGCGGAGGAGATTTTGACGATAGCCAGCCTTCATCCTCGGTATCTTCAAGTGGACGAAAGAGGAGAAGGACCTCAAACATTCCGACTGTGGATCCTGTAATTGTCActttttctcgttttttttccccaatcaaAATGATGTCATGTGAGTTTTGACTTGTTGCCTTTCAGATTGCGGTTTGCCATGAACTGTACAACACAGTCAGAGACTACAAGGATGACCAAGGCAGGATGCTTTGCGAGCTGTTCATTAGAGCCCCTAAACGAAGGTGAGCGCAACCTTATGGTGTTATTCGAATGAACCGgcagcagggttattatagttttacaatttttcattttagttagtttttatttagttttttttttttaatttagttagttttaattagtttccagggtggttctgttagttttttattagttttaattatttcataaatgcttagttttagttagtttcagtattagttttagctttttttaaagtgtgtattaattgtgcgcaatatttaaacaaCACCATGGGACGAgtaacgtcatctgaaggtacttttctattggctg harbors:
- the wdr77 gene encoding methylosome protein WDR77 isoform X1, which codes for MKGAGLETTMTKENAWNIPPNAPACMEKHLCAAQYRADGTLLLGSSSLAGRSWQGSVWIYSNPEKAPDEEFCKAGVQTETGITDVKWVSEKGVVVASDSGALELWELAEDERLLVNRFTKHEHDNIVTTVSPGAAANSAITGSMDCRIKVWDLSQETVVTSYSAHTQPVTCVACSPTDNSLFISCGQDGRVLMWDTRKPDKPATRIDLEASHCLPTTVSWHPEHKSTIAFGDELGRVTVKDFLATEPARVANVHSRRVNGLAFSTHSASLLASISDDCSLAVLNSELQEIVRDRRHRDFVKSVCWLHGGSNDLTTVGWDHLVLHHTVEPTGGAHNSS
- the wdr77 gene encoding methylosome protein WDR77 isoform X2 — encoded protein: MTKENAWNIPPNAPACMEKHLCAAQYRADGTLLLGSSSLAGRSWQGSVWIYSNPEKAPDEEFCKAGVQTETGITDVKWVSEKGVVVASDSGALELWELAEDERLLVNRFTKHEHDNIVTTVSPGAAANSAITGSMDCRIKVWDLSQETVVTSYSAHTQPVTCVACSPTDNSLFISCGQDGRVLMWDTRKPDKPATRIDLEASHCLPTTVSWHPEHKSTIAFGDELGRVTVKDFLATEPARVANVHSRRVNGLAFSTHSASLLASISDDCSLAVLNSELQEIVRDRRHRDFVKSVCWLHGGSNDLTTVGWDHLVLHHTVEPTGGAHNSS
- the LOC144056552 gene encoding uncharacterized protein LOC144056552 isoform X2; amino-acid sequence: MSLYRARSSETFQGFAVPTPRVPVLPTSISGPKINGAVNGDQFSYGLAEEDILVPPPPSMAPPPPPETFILPPPDFMGYLSSSEMAALQPPPTRAPKPPETNRRVIKPPPMAPPKPPSTGSSSSASSTPISKPSPAKLPKHPNYAPPPPPVKGQQKPTKTPPPKPIRLSSMNNLDSPPQFPAPSPPAQTPTQSTFNPQNAAKLNQVSNTSILRSYEEQDPRPKQMLRLEDTASAKPVPVNGNVPRETPSKPFRKDNFQTTHLTQTPKSIPNDVLYHKENIESIPPTREVTPKVNTIPASAPNEAVKPHRVSYQIPRKLQTGNKTRLTSEDIQGKLSPKPAGKFSPILDEAPAASPLSLLMAAKERDRHKGFQSQEIGTIKSTQRRGSFQNNSLPKNVPTMPRAVSSLSLLQDKEQVSPTSDSPAQYWETKSATIARMSNEPIYTNWTQATSSTNLSNRLVERKDSYAKSGWGKERVVTPLLPPPPEFEDFDGIMESPPSMPPPDPPSKMAPRPNITPLPPTPSKHPSHNIGVQPKSQFQTNSKVKPAQQQQPTTLSSSQTTLVSILQKKMLEMDHKITATNEADYDAEDWAVPLSEDVKVPVIPKSRPQDKNVSTGTKQTETHHKQESNGKVVRKFPEINSNEIQSSYQYGMTYRIRPGTKQPITLIKK
- the LOC144056552 gene encoding uncharacterized protein LOC144056552 isoform X1, with the protein product MKRGTLAFLGRKDQSLFDTSIKMREMDNVELVLNSPASPESGTASVRARPTVRHYSSSETFQGFAVPTPRVPVLPTSISGPKINGAVNGDQFSYGLAEEDILVPPPPSMAPPPPPETFILPPPDFMGYLSSSEMAALQPPPTRAPKPPETNRRVIKPPPMAPPKPPSTGSSSSASSTPISKPSPAKLPKHPNYAPPPPPVKGQQKPTKTPPPKPIRLSSMNNLDSPPQFPAPSPPAQTPTQSTFNPQNAAKLNQVSNTSILRSYEEQDPRPKQMLRLEDTASAKPVPVNGNVPRETPSKPFRKDNFQTTHLTQTPKSIPNDVLYHKENIESIPPTREVTPKVNTIPASAPNEAVKPHRVSYQIPRKLQTGNKTRLTSEDIQGKLSPKPAGKFSPILDEAPAASPLSLLMAAKERDRHKGFQSQEIGTIKSTQRRGSFQNNSLPKNVPTMPRAVSSLSLLQDKEQVSPTSDSPAQYWETKSATIARMSNEPIYTNWTQATSSTNLSNRLVERKDSYAKSGWGKERVVTPLLPPPPEFEDFDGIMESPPSMPPPDPPSKMAPRPNITPLPPTPSKHPSHNIGVQPKSQFQTNSKVKPAQQQQPTTLSSSQTTLVSILQKKMLEMDHKITATNEADYDAEDWAVPLSEDVKVPVIPKSRPQDKNVSTGTKQTETHHKQESNGKVVRKFPEINSNEIQSSYQYGMTYRIRPGTKQPITLIKK